DNA sequence from the bacterium genome:
TAACGTCTTGCCCATGACCATCTCGGTGACCATGCTGCTCGTGGCGATGGCGCTGCCGCAGCCGAAGGTCTGGAACTTCACGTCCTTGATGACATCATCTTCCACCTTGATGTAGATCTTCATGATGTCGCCGCACGAGGCGTTCCCCACCTCGCCGATACCGTCGGCGTCCTCGATCTCGCCCACGTTGCGGGGGTTGCGGAAGTGGTCCATGACCTTTTCGCTGTACATGCTCATTTGAATACCTCAATTTCAAAATTCAGATTTCATATTTCAAGTCAATGTCAACTCACAAAATATAACCAATATTCTTGAAAATGAAACCCGCTGAATTCATGATGTTATCACCTAAGTAAAGCGGAACTGCATTCGGCAGTATAGGTTCGTTGAAATTTGATGGACTCGCAAAAAGTCCATCAACGCACCCCGCGCGGGGTGCCCAAATCAATGACAAGCCGCGCCTGGGAAGGGCGCCCGGATCGATGACCGATGAAAGCAGCCGCGCCTGGGAGAGGCGCCCGGATCGAGTGCCAATGGCTGTGTGTTCGATCCGTGAGGGAACCGAAAACCACGCTTTTCGGTTCCCGTTGAGCCAAAGTCTTACCCGGACTTTGGCGATATTACAGCAGCCCCCGTGAGGAAAGGGAAAACCACGCTTTTCCCTTTCCGATGAAGAAGGCTTTTGTTTGGTGCCTTTTAGCTGTGTGTCAGCATTTCACCTCTTCCTTCTTCCTTCTCATAAAGTGAGGAGCTCCCATGAAAAAGCGATCGATCAAACCCTCCACCGTCCTTTCCCCTGTACCGGCTGCACTCGTGACCTGCCAGGACCGTGGAGGCCGCAGCAATATCATCACCATCGCATGGACCGGCGTTGTATGCTCCGATCCGCCCATGGTGAGTATCAGCATCCGTCCCTCCCGTTACAGCCACGGGATCATCAAGGAGACCGGCGAGTTCGTGGTCAACATCCCTCCTTCAAGGATCGTACGGGAGGTTGACAGCTGCGGGATCGTATCGGGCAGGAAGGTAGACAAGTTCGCCGAAACGGGTTTGACACCCACACCCGCCAGCATCGTGTCCCCTCCCCTCATCGACGAATGCACGGTGAGCCTCGAGTGCCGCGTGACCGAGATCGTTCCCCTTGGGGTCCACGACATGTTCCTGGGAGAGATCGTGGCCACCCACATTGCCGAGGAGGCCTTCGACGCCGATGGGAACCTGGACATGGCCCTCATCGACCCCCTCGGATATTGCCCTCTGGACCAAACCTACAGGGCTGTAAGCGGTGACGCACTGGGGAGTTACGGGTACAGCAGAAAAGCTGGAAGCGATTAGCTTTCAGCTTAGAACTGGGAAGTCACGTACCCCCGGCAAAGCCGGGGGGTTTCCCGAAGCACTTAAGAGCTGGGGTCTGGAGTCCGTACTATCTTGTCCACTTTGGATTTTGGACATTGCACTTTGGACTGTTCTTCGCCCACTCCGGCACAACCTTCATCCCCCCCCTGACTGCTCTTCCGAGAGCTCTGCAATCAGGCTCAACGGTTTCCAGCATTGCCCAGAAGTCCCGTGAGTGGTTCGGGTAAACCGTGTGGCACAATTCGTGGTGAAGGACGTAACGCACAAGATCCGGTTCCAGAAACAGGAGCCTGAAATTGAGACTGATCGTACCTGTAGTCGAGCAGCTTCCCCACCGCGTCCTCTGGCCCCGGATGGTCACCTTTTGATAGGAAAGGCCAGAGATCTCGGCGAGTTCGGCGATCCATGGAACCAGGGACTCCTTCGCTGCCCTGCCAAGCCATCTGAGCAGAGCCTTCCGGACGGCCGGTTCGTCTGCCGTGTTCCCCGACACAACCAGGGTCCCGTTTCCGTTGCACCTTGCCTGGACGGTTGGACTGGCCGTCGGGTGGTAATGGACCGGCCATTCCTCCTCCAGTGCGGGACAGTGGATCGATTCGGGCAGAAGAACCTTTTCCCGCTCCACAGCAAACTTTCTCATATATCGTCTAAAACGGTTCAAGGAAGCTCCGGAAGTAGGCTGCAGGCTTTCAGCTGTCAGCTCGACATTATTTCTCAATGAATAAGGTCTGGGTGGGATAGGCAAACTCAATCCCTTGTTCCCCTAATTTCCTGAACAGGCTCAGATTGATTGTCTGCTGGATGTCCCGGTAAAGGTTGTAGTCCCGGTCCAGCACCCAGTAGACAACCTCGAAATCCAGGGAATAGGCCCCGAAACCGGCAAAATGGGCCGGTCGAACCGGACCTGATCCATGTTCCCGATGATCTCCCGGATCATGTCAGGGATCCTTTCCAGTTTCTCCACCCCTGTCTGATAGGTCACACCGACATTGAAGAGGATCCGTCTCTCGTCCATTCGCCGGTAGTTCCTGATCCGGCTCCCGAGAAGGTCGGTGTTGGAAAAGATGATCTGTTCGCCGGAAAAGCTCCTGACTCTTGTCGTCTTGAGCCCGACATGCTCCACAGTCCACATCTGTTCACCAACGATGATATAGTCACCGATGACGAAGGGCCGGTCCAGGACGATGGAAAGGGATGCGAAAAGATCACCCAGGATATTCTGTAAGGCAAGGGCCACAGCGATACCCGAGATGCCAAGGCCCGCCACCAGGGCGGTGATCTCGATGCCCAGGTTGTTGAGAGCAAGCAGGACCACGATGATCCAGAGGGAGGCCTTGGCCATCCAGGTGATCACCGAGTAGGCCTCCAGGTTCAACCTTTCTCCACTGTCACTTGCGGCCCTTCTGCTCACCAGGAAGTTGATGACACCGTTGCCCCATATACCCAACTGAACCGCGATGCATAGAAAAGCGACAGATCGCGTCACCTACCCGATAGTGACCGGAAGAACAAGAACTGTGGACCCCCCGTAAAGGGAAAGGCCGGCCATGAGGACCCGTCGGGTCCTGACCTTGAGGAGATCGGCAACACGGTCATCAAAACTGTTCCGGGTGCTTTTTGAAAACCTTTCGAGTCTGCTCCCCGCAACTTTAAGCAACAGGGCGATGAGCAGATAAATAATGACCGCCGTTCCCAGCGAGGCCGCCCAGTTCGCGAGGGAGTTTCCGAGATAAAGCCTTTCAAAAAATCCGGTTGAGATCATGATCAATAGTCCCCTTTGCGTTGGATCTGGAATTTTTCAGGGCGAACCAGGAGCCTGTCGGAGAACCTGCGCACGCAGCTGTAGACTTTTTGCGAATTCCTGAAGTATTGGCCATTTCCACTGAGCCGTCAAGGGAAGGTTCTTCACAGGGAAGGTTCTTCACCCCAGAATCGCGATTGGTTTTATTTTCGCGATTCTGGGGATAAAAAAACCTTGTTGGCGCGGTAAGTTACGTTTCAAACTTGATAGGGTCGCAAAAAGTCCAGTCGGGACTTTTCCTGGCCCATTAATGTCCTGGGGAAAGGGAAAAGCGTCGTTTTCCCTTTCCTCACAAATCAATGACTTACGGTGTGGGTCATTGATTTGGGCGCCCCGCGCGGGGCGCGTTGATGACTTTTTGCGAAGTCATCAAACTTGAAACGACCCAAGATGCCATTACTTCCCATGCCGGTCTGGCCCTGTTGGGCGAGTTTTCAAAAGGGATCAGGCTTCCCTCTCTGGTGGACAGTCACCTCGCGGATTTGGGGTCTTCAGGTTGATATGCCATTGGAGATCTGACATGATTAATAAAACGCTATTTTATTAATTCTTGATGGATCGTGTCAAATAGGATATTTTCATTACAGTTTTGTACCATTGAGTATGCCAGGAGGTAACGTATTGTCCCAACAAACGTCCCATCTGTCCAGGATCCTGGATTTTGTGGGCAAGATCGACAACAGGTCACTTCATTACGCCTTTACAGGTCTGATCCTGGGGATCTTTGCCCCCCTGGGCTGGATCGTCCTGGAACTCCTCCTGACGTCCCATGAAGAAATTTCCTTTTTAGCACTTCTTCGCCAGATCCTCATCGGTACCCCCCGAAGCGGCTTCATGCTCCTTTACATGTTCTTCGGCACTTCGATCATCATGGGGATCTTCGGATTCATGGTGGGCCGAAAGGACTTTAGGCTCATCAGCGAACAAAAGCGGATGTCCGAGACCCACAAGCTTTTCCTGGCAAAGGAGGAGATGTTCGAGCAGAGGCTCTTCACCCTCCACAGGAGGATGAAAGGCATCACCCAGGTCAGCGCTGCCATTCAGCGTTCGGGTAAAATTGACGAGGTGTTCAAACTTTGCGCGGACGGCATCAGCGAGGTCCTCGATTTCGACAGGGTCAACATCTTCCGGGCCAACCACAAGAACAGAATGCTCGAATGCGTGGAGACGCGCGGCAACCTCGAAGAACCGATCGAGAACATCAGGATCCCCATGAGCGAAGCCGGCGGGATCATCTGGCTTGCCCTTAAGGAGGACAAACCTTACGTCATCAAGGATATGAGTGAAATGAAGCCGGAATACCGCCTGCACTCTCCCTATGACAAGATCAAGGCCATTCGAAGCGTCTCCTTCATGCTTATCCCATTCCACGACGGAAAAGAGGCTGTCGGTCTTTTTGCGGTGGACAACAAGTTCAAGAAATCTCCCATCAACGATGAAGAGGTGGACATCATCAAGGTCCTGGCCGATCAGACATCGGTAGCCATATCCAACATCCGTCTCATCCATGGCATCCGGCGGATGGATGATCTCATGGAGCAGGCGTTCACCACGATCAAGGCCAAGCGCGACAGGTACTCCAGTGAACTCCAGAAGCTGGCCGATTCGATCACCCGGCTTCGCGAATCGGCCGATTCCCTGACGGCCGACGCGGAACAGATCCTTGCCTCCGCCGACGAGGGGAACAGCACGGCAAAGGAACTCGACAGCACCGGTGCCCGGATCACCCTGAACATGGATGAACTCATGGGCTCCATGGGCCAGGTGGCGGTGGTCGCACGCTCCATGCAGGAGGTGCTGGAGGAGATCAGGGCCCGTTCGGAAGAATCCGCCAAAGCCGATGAACTGACCAACCGGCAGGTTGCCGAGGGGATCCAAATCTTTCACGATACACGGGAAGGTATCAAGTCCCTGGAAAAGGTCACCGGCGATTTCAGGATGACCGTGGACGATCTCCGGCTGAGGTCGGATACTGTTAAGAACACGATCCAGATCATCGACGAGGTCATGGACCAGACAAAGCTCCTGGCACTGAACGCCTCCATCATAGCGGCCCAGGCGGGTTCCCAGGGGAGAAGTTTTGCGGTCGTCGCCGAGGAGATCAAGAAACTTTCGATGGGTGTTGAAGAGTCCACCGGGTCGATCCGTGACGCCATGAACGGGTTTGAAAAGGACATCGAGACCGTCATGGAGGGAACGGGAAAGATCCAGAAGGCCGTGAGTTCGGCTGTTGAAAACACCGGGAAGGTGGAAGACGTATTCAACAGGATAGACGACAGTTTCCGGCATTCCCGGGAGATCAGTCT
Encoded proteins:
- a CDS encoding mechanosensitive ion channel family protein; this translates as MGIWGNGVINFLVSRRAASDSGERLNLEAYSVITWMAKASLWIIVVLLALNNLGIEITALVAGLGISGIAVALALQNILGDLFASLSIVLDRPFVIGDYIIVGEQMWTVEHVGLKTTRVRSFSGEQIIFSNTDLLGSRIRNYRRMDERRILFNVGVTYQTGVEKLERIPDMIREIIGNMDQVRFDRPILPVSGPIPWISRLSTGCWTGTTTFTGTSSRQSI
- a CDS encoding flavin reductase family protein, with the protein product MKKRSIKPSTVLSPVPAALVTCQDRGGRSNIITIAWTGVVCSDPPMVSISIRPSRYSHGIIKETGEFVVNIPPSRIVREVDSCGIVSGRKVDKFAETGLTPTPASIVSPPLIDECTVSLECRVTEIVPLGVHDMFLGEIVATHIAEEAFDADGNLDMALIDPLGYCPLDQTYRAVSGDALGSYGYSRKAGSD
- the nifU gene encoding Fe-S cluster assembly scaffold protein NifU; translated protein: MYSEKVMDHFRNPRNVGEIEDADGIGEVGNASCGDIMKIYIKVEDDVIKDVKFQTFGCGSAIATSSMVTEMVMGKTLGEAEAVSNKAVAEALDGLPPNKMHCSNLAADALHDAIKDYREKHGK
- a CDS encoding M48 family metallopeptidase, producing MRKFAVEREKVLLPESIHCPALEEEWPVHYHPTASPTVQARCNGNGTLVVSGNTADEPAVRKALLRWLGRAAKESLVPWIAELAEISGLSYQKVTIRGQRTRWGSCSTTGTISLNFRLLFLEPDLVRYVLHHELCHTVYPNHSRDFWAMLETVEPDCRALGRAVRGGMKVVPEWAKNSPKCNVQNPKWTR
- a CDS encoding methyl-accepting chemotaxis protein; translated protein: MSQQTSHLSRILDFVGKIDNRSLHYAFTGLILGIFAPLGWIVLELLLTSHEEISFLALLRQILIGTPRSGFMLLYMFFGTSIIMGIFGFMVGRKDFRLISEQKRMSETHKLFLAKEEMFEQRLFTLHRRMKGITQVSAAIQRSGKIDEVFKLCADGISEVLDFDRVNIFRANHKNRMLECVETRGNLEEPIENIRIPMSEAGGIIWLALKEDKPYVIKDMSEMKPEYRLHSPYDKIKAIRSVSFMLIPFHDGKEAVGLFAVDNKFKKSPINDEEVDIIKVLADQTSVAISNIRLIHGIRRMDDLMEQAFTTIKAKRDRYSSELQKLADSITRLRESADSLTADAEQILASADEGNSTAKELDSTGARITLNMDELMGSMGQVAVVARSMQEVLEEIRARSEESAKADELTNRQVAEGIQIFHDTREGIKSLEKVTGDFRMTVDDLRLRSDTVKNTIQIIDEVMDQTKLLALNASIIAAQAGSQGRSFAVVAEEIKKLSMGVEESTGSIRDAMNGFEKDIETVMEGTGKIQKAVSSAVENTGKVEDVFNRIDDSFRHSREISLLIRDETARQGDAAVSVVETADSVHKVATALKEGADKQKEKTGVISASADSMTQISYRLSQTAKVNQDGSRTLMLTVNESEQVFETLFVSLQEWRELGKELLKELETFGV